The genomic DNA ACAAATAGAAGAGGCATTAGAAGCAATAGCTAATAGAGAGATTGAAGTAAACATTACTAGTAGCGGAGTTTTTAAAATTGATATGTTTTCTGAAAAATTTATGGATGAAGCAATAGCTGAGGTTTATGATAACATACATAAGCTAGAGGGGGGATTCTTTTTTATAAGGGAGGATTTAATTGGTCTATCAAATATAATGTTAACAGGTGAGTATAAGAAGGAACAACTCTTTTCTGATGAAAAGATAGATGCTGCATTAGAATTATTGAGGCAGATTACTAGCAGTATTAATGTCCCTTTCTATGAGAAATTTGGCGAAAAGATCGATTTAAAAGCTAATTCAATACTTAATGTAGATGAGAGGCTAGTAAATACCTTTAAAAATGAATATATTGCAATATCTTTCAGTTGTAATATAGATTCAGAGAATATAGGTTTTGTATTTTTTATTAATAGCAAATTGGAAGATCATGTTGGAACTAATGATGCCTATAAAGAAGAAGGTGGTACAGGGGCTCGTAATATTGATATGCTTCTTGATATAGAGGTGCCTGTTGCTGTTAAAATAGGTACAACTAAGGTATACCTAAAGGATCTGCTTAATTTTACAAGTGGAAATGTAATCGAGCTAAAAGAATCTGTTAATGAGCCAGTTGAATTGGTTGTAAATAATAAGACTATAGCCTATGGCGAAGTTGTTGTTGCCGATGGTTATTTCGGATTAAAGATTAAAGAGATATTAAAGAAAGATGAAAGAATAAAACATTTGGCAGATAAGGAGGTATAAATGGAATATGACCACAACATATTGGTTGTTGATGATTCACTAACAATGCGAAGAATAATTAAAAACACATTGCAAAAGCTAGGTTTTAAAAATTTTTTAGAAGGTAGTAACGGTGTAGAGGCTTTGGATGTGATGGGTAAAAGCGATGAGCAAATAGATTTAATTATTCTCGATTGGAATATGCCTGAGATGGATGGGTTGGAGTATTTAAAAGCAATTCGATCATCTGATGAATATAAGAATATTCCTGTTTTGATGGTTACTACAGAGGCAGCAAA from Deferribacterota bacterium includes the following:
- a CDS encoding response regulator — its product is MEYDHNILVVDDSLTMRRIIKNTLQKLGFKNFLEGSNGVEALDVMGKSDEQIDLIILDWNMPEMDGLEYLKAIRSSDEYKNIPVLMVTTEAAKEDILTALKHGVNNYIVKPFTPDTLKTKVFKLLGLKDE
- a CDS encoding FliM/FliN family flagellar motor switch protein, whose translation is MNNFIEDLAELLKEQIEEALEAIANREIEVNITSSGVFKIDMFSEKFMDEAIAEVYDNIHKLEGGFFFIREDLIGLSNIMLTGEYKKEQLFSDEKIDAALELLRQITSSINVPFYEKFGEKIDLKANSILNVDERLVNTFKNEYIAISFSCNIDSENIGFVFFINSKLEDHVGTNDAYKEEGGTGARNIDMLLDIEVPVAVKIGTTKVYLKDLLNFTSGNVIELKESVNEPVELVVNNKTIAYGEVVVADGYFGLKIKEILKKDERIKHLADKEV